Genomic DNA from Candidatus Binataceae bacterium:
ACTTGCGGGCGGCAGGGCGCCAGCCCCACGCCGCAGTTGCCCATCACCACGCTGGTCACACCATGCCACGAGGAGGGAGTGATCTGAGGATCCCAACAGATTTGCGCGTCGAAGTGCGTATGCGGATCGACAAAGCCGGGCGCCACAATTAACCCATCGGCATCGATCGTCTTTGCCGCACCGTCCGTGATTTTGCCTATTTCCGTGATCACCCCGTCTTTGACCGCAACGTCGGCCTGGCGTCGCGGCGCCCCGGTTCCGTCGACCACGGTTCCGTTCTTGATCAACAAGTCATATGACATGATGTTGCCTCTAGGGTTCCTGTGTCTCAGACGCTCAAGCCGTAGAGCTCGGCGACGTTGTCGTGCAGAATCCAGTTCTTTTCGTCTTCGGTCAGCGACTGCGCATGCCTCTGCAATAGCGCTTGTGAATTAGGCCAGGTTGAGTCGCTATGCGGGAAGTCGTTCGCCCACATGAGCCGGTGAGGATTCAGCATCTCGGTGCTTTTGAAAGCCACCCAGTCGTCTTGGAACGTTGTGTAGATATTCTCGCGGAAATACTCACTCGGCAGTTTTGATAGCGTGCCGGCCGGCAACCAATATCGATGACGATCGTAGGCGTGATCCATCCGGTACATATAATGTGGCACCCAACCTGCGTCCGCTTCGACGCACACCACCTTCAGCTTCGGATGACGCTCAAACACACCACCCAGGATGAACACGCCCATGAGGTCCTGGCAACCGCGGATAATCGAAAGGAAGGCGTTCAGTTTAGGACCACGACTACTGGTTAAGCTGTCATCCTGGCTGGTCAGGATGTGGAAGCTTAGCGGTATGCCGAGATCGACCGCTGCTTCGTAAAAGGGGTCGTAAACTGCGCTGTCGTAATCCTCGAGCTTCGGATTGCCGGGCATCATCACACCCTTGAAACCCAACCCCTTAATCTTCCGAAGGTCCTCGATACCTTCGGCGGGCGAGCGCATCGCGGTTTGTCCCATACCAATCAGGCGGTCCGGATTCGCATCGCAGTATTCCGCAAGCCACAGGTTGTAGGCGTCGAAGCACGCCTTCTTGTAATCGAAGTCCTTGTGGTTGCAGAGGAACATACCGAGTGATGGATAGATTATCTCCGCGGAGATGCCATCCAGTTCCTGGTCGGCAATACGCGCTTTCGGATCCCATCCGCCACGATGAAGATCGTCGAACCTGGTGCCGGAGTCTCTGAGCTTCTCCAGTTTCCGGGCTTCGATTCCGGCGGCGGCAGCAAACGAAAGCGACAGCGGCGTCTCGATGTCTTTCACGATAAACACATCGCCGAGCTTCTCGTGCGGCACCATCCGTGGCGCGCTGTCCTTGTATTTGTGGTCGATTCGCTCAACGTAGGTGTTGGGCGGCTCGATGATATGTGAATCTGCGGAAATGATTGGCTTATCCATTTTCGTCCTGGTTCGTCCTCTTAGCGGCCTTGTAGATAGCTCGACGAGCTCTACACCCCCGGCGCGATTGGTCCGCGCAGCAATCGGCCCGGCAGGGCCCCGGTATGTTCGTTGTTCCGGAGCAACACCTGGCCATTCACGATCGTTGCGAGAAATCCGGTCGACTTCTGCTTGAGTCGCCGCGCTCCGGCCGGGAGATCGTATTCGAGCGTGGGCATTTGCGGCGCTACTGTCGCGGGATCGAAGATAGCTACGTCGGCAAAGGATCCTTCGCGTAACAGGCCGCGTCCCCGCAGTCTCCAGAAACTCGCCAGTTCGAATGTTATCTTACGGATAGCCTGCTCGAGCGTAAGCGCCTGCCGCTCTCTCACCCAATGACCCAACAGATGTGTCTGAATCGATGAGTCCATGATTTGCGAAACATGAGCGCCCGAGTCGGAGAAAGTGACGACCGACCGCGGATGGCGCATCATCGCCAGCACTAAGTCCTGATCTTCGTTAACTACCGGCTGAATGAAAAACTGCTTCAGATGCTTTTCGAGCGCAAGATCGATAATCAGATCGAGCGGGTCCTTGCTTGTTTCTCGCGCGAGCTGGGCCAGCGACGGCCAGGGCGGCAGCGGTTTGTCCAGCACGAAGAACCAGTCGTATTCCGGCGGCCGCGCTTCCGCGCCGATCGTGCGATGGGGATTACGGACGTATTCGCGCGCTGCCTCGATCAACTTGGCGCGCATATGGGGATTTCTTAGCGCGGCTTCCTGTTCAGGCAACGGCAGCTTGCGCACCTCGCGCCATACGAGCGCATTGTCGAACGGCATCACGCTTTCGAACGAGAGCAGGACGCTGATCCACCGGCTGGACGTTTGGACCAGCATCTTGCCGCCGGCGGCAACGGTTTCGTCAGCCAGGTCGAAGAACGAACGCCACATTTGCGGATCGGGAGATTTGCGCGATGATGCACCTCCGAAAGTCACCGGCACGCCCGTTTCGACCGCCAACGTTTTGAGCCTCTTGTTGAAGTCGACCATCAGTTCCGGATCGCGATCGACGCTCTCTTGGGCGAGCTCGAAGACTCCGGCGCGCAGTTCTCCCATCACACCGACTAGCTGTCGAACTTCGTCCCAACTTGCGAGGCGACTGGC
This window encodes:
- a CDS encoding amidohydrolase family protein, which translates into the protein MDKPIISADSHIIEPPNTYVERIDHKYKDSAPRMVPHEKLGDVFIVKDIETPLSLSFAAAAGIEARKLEKLRDSGTRFDDLHRGGWDPKARIADQELDGISAEIIYPSLGMFLCNHKDFDYKKACFDAYNLWLAEYCDANPDRLIGMGQTAMRSPAEGIEDLRKIKGLGFKGVMMPGNPKLEDYDSAVYDPFYEAAVDLGIPLSFHILTSQDDSLTSSRGPKLNAFLSIIRGCQDLMGVFILGGVFERHPKLKVVCVEADAGWVPHYMYRMDHAYDRHRYWLPAGTLSKLPSEYFRENIYTTFQDDWVAFKSTEMLNPHRLMWANDFPHSDSTWPNSQALLQRHAQSLTEDEKNWILHDNVAELYGLSV
- a CDS encoding amidohydrolase family protein, encoding MMSYDLIIRNGTVVDGSGLPRYQADVGIVGDRIASIGKVSGTAKEVINAEGQVVSPGFIDGHTHMDAQIFWDALGTCSCWHGVTSVVMGNCGFSLAPCAEKDKLLVMKNLERAEDISPRAMEAGIKWSWDNFAQYLDAVDRLPKGINYTAYVGHSALRTYVMGERAFTEEADSEDLSAMKRELRNAIQAGAAGFSTSRNRNHETPDSRPVASRLASWDEVRQLVGVMGELRAGVFELAQESVDRDPELMVDFNKRLKTLAVETGVPVTFGGASSRKSPDPQMWRSFFDLADETVAAGGKMLVQTSSRWISVLLSFESVMPFDNALVWREVRKLPLPEQEAALRNPHMRAKLIEAAREYVRNPHRTIGAEARPPEYDWFFVLDKPLPPWPSLAQLARETSKDPLDLIIDLALEKHLKQFFIQPVVNEDQDLVLAMMRHPRSVVTFSDSGAHVSQIMDSSIQTHLLGHWVRERQALTLEQAIRKITFELASFWRLRGRGLLREGSFADVAIFDPATVAPQMPTLEYDLPAGARRLKQKSTGFLATIVNGQVLLRNNEHTGALPGRLLRGPIAPGV